A segment of the Candidatus Aminicenantes bacterium genome:
CGAAGTCCTTACCGGGGCCGGCGGTCCGCCATCAGAAGAAGTCATGCAGAGTGTATGGCGGGTGTCTACTTTCATGGCGCACATCAGCATGCTATACATGCTGATCGAGGGCTTCACCGGCGCCACCCCGGGCAAGAAAATCCTGGGGTTGAAGATCGGGCGTCCGGACGGATCGCACGGAGACCAGGGGCTTTATTTAACCCGTTACATGGTCAAGAACAGCCCCTCACTGCTCAACTTGTTGGTCACTACCCTGGGAATCGGCCTGCTCGGCCGGCTGGCCGGCATCGCCGGCATGGTGATATTCTTTGGAGCCTTCATGATGCTCTCTCCCGAACGCCAGGCCCTGCATGACCGCATCGCCCATACTGCTGTTTTCCGTCGCCGAGATCTGCACGCATAGCAAACCGGATCAACTTTTTGTTTTCAACGCGGCAGAGACCTCTTCCACGCGGGCAAACACGCGCATGAAATTCTCCCCCAGGATCAGCCGGATTTCACGATCCGTGTAACCCCGCTTCAACAGGGCCAAGGTGATGCGCGGAAAACCGGACACGTCTTCCAGCCCAACGGGGAAGCTGCCCGCGCCGTCAAAATCCGAACCCAGTCCCACGTGTTCGATTCCCACAAGCTTGACAACATGGTCGATGTGATCCACCAGGATATCGATGTCCGGAGGCTGGGGAACGTTTTTGCGCCACAAGTCGAAAGCAGCGCTCCAGAACGCGTTGTCATTGTCAGCATACCCCTTGCGCAAGGCGGCGATTTTCGGCGCCAACCGTTCATGAACGGCCCTGAGGCGGGCGGCAAAGTCCGGATCCAGAAAAGCCGAATAGAAATTCACCTGAATGACTCCGCCATTGCCGGCCAGGGCGCGAATCATATCATCACTCAAGTTGCGCGGAACATCACAAATGGCTCTTACGCAGGAATGGGACGCCATGACCGGCGCTCGCGACAGGCGCACCACGTCATAAAAAGCGGCATCCGACACATGGGAGATATCGATAATCATGCCCAGCCGGTTCATCTCCTCCACCACCTCGCGCCCGAAAAGCGAAAGTCCGTTCCACACCGGGGGTGTCTGCGTGGAAGAGTCACAGATGTCGTTGTGGCTGTTATGAGTCAGCGTGATGTAGCGCACGCCCAGGCGGTAATACTGCCGCAACAGGCGCAAACTGCCCTCGAGCGGTCCTCCGTTTTCCATGCCCATGAGGATGGCACGGCGTCCCTCTTTGTGCAGGCGCAGGATATCGGCGCAAGACGTGGCCGGCGCGGCGCGATCCGGGTATGCGTTCACCTGTGAAACGATGGCATCGATCATCTCCATGGCGTGACGCGCGGGATGGCGACGATCGCGGGAATTGGACACGAACACGGCAAAGAACATGGCATCCACGCCCCCCGCTTTCATGCGTCGCAGGTCAACCTCATTCCTGTTTTGCAAAGCGCCGATGTCCAGGCCCCGCAACATGGCCATGGGCGTATCGCAATGGGTATCGATCACCAGGGCTTCACGGTGCAGTTGCGCCGCCCGCTTCTGCAATTGCGCGTCCTGATCCGCAACCGGTGCGGCCATTACGCCCAGCCCCAACAGGAACGATACAATAACCGGCAGATATCGTTTATTCATTGGTCAATCTCCTTTAAACAGAAAGTTGATAAGAGCCTCGCCACTAGCCCCACGCCTACAGCCATTTGCCAATTGCCACTGGCCAGGGCGGTTCACGAACCGCCCCTACACCTGCCTTTTCCAACTTTATTTACTTCTTCCCACTTCAACTTTTCAACTCTAAATGTTAAACCGGTACGTCACTTTCATCATGATGATGTTGTCTCCGCGGGCGCGGAAGAGGTCGCCCAGATCGCGGCCCAGCCGCAGGTCCCCGGGATTGGCATAATCCACCTGGTTCTGGGTCCAAACCAGGTAGAGTACGGAGCCGGGACGATACTCCCAGCGCAATACCACGGTTCCGCGCAGAGATTTGTAGTTGAAATCGGGGTTGGAAAGCAAGAAAGGCCTTCCCGGCGCGGCTCCGTCCGGATCGACAATGTATCTGCCGTCCTCTTCCACAATTGTAGACTCACCTTCACCGTAGACACTAAAACTGAAACTGCGGGGAGCTGCCAGCTCCTTGATTTCCGAATAATCTCCCACCGAGATAAAGGGTTGCACGTAGGCCTGCAGGCTGAGTCGCGGCGTAAATATCCAGTTCACGCGAATCTCGCTGGAAATGGTATGCTGCTCCAGGTGCCCGAAGATATGCCGCGTTCCGCTGGTGGCGGTCATGGACGAATCTTCAACATTGCGGATCCATTGGGCGCTTTGCCGGGTTTTCGCGTAGCCCGGAACCAGTTGCAATGAAATACCCGGACCGGGTTTCCACTCCAGGGCGGCGGAGACCTCGTTGTGAGTTGAATGGTCTCGCCCCCGGCGCAAGCCGAACCCGGCTTCAAAAACCAGGGCTTTGCGGTCGTCACTTTCCAGCCAGAAACTGAAAGCGGAGTTTCCAGGCTGCCACATTGAGACCCCGCCGCGGGTGCGTGTGGGATCGGTATACCCGGCATTGACGGCCGCGTTCAAATGCAGTTGCCAGTAATTGAGAAATTCCAGGGCGGCGTCTACGCCCACTACCTGGTCGGCGATCTTTACCCCGTCGAAGTTGTAATTTCGCTGGGTCATGAACTCCACACTCCAGGAACGCAGCACCTTTCCCGCGGTAAATGATCGATAACCGGCCATGACATGGCTGTTGATCAGATCGTTATGTGATTGATAACCCAGGTCGCGGATCTCAAATCCGGGGCTGATGGCTCCCACGGCCACGTTGAAAATGAAATTCCCTTTCTGCTTGTTCAGCATGACCCGGCCGGACCAGCCCGACAGGAAATCAGCCTGAGGATTCACTTCCAGGTGATCGGCATCGGGGCGTTGAAAGTAATGGGGATATCCATACTGCAACGCGGTTAACGCCTCGCGGCTGCCGGAGACGGTTGTTCCTCCCCACCAGGCCGATAGCGACCAGACCCGCTCCCGGTCGAGAAAAGTCCAGCCGTCAACGCCCAGCATGAGTGCACGACGCATGAGGATCGCGTTCAGGTGGGGCTCATCCAGGTCCCGCAACGCCGCGCTGCCGATAATACCCAGACC
Coding sequences within it:
- a CDS encoding membrane dipeptidase codes for the protein MNKRYLPVIVSFLLGLGVMAAPVADQDAQLQKRAAQLHREALVIDTHCDTPMAMLRGLDIGALQNRNEVDLRRMKAGGVDAMFFAVFVSNSRDRRHPARHAMEMIDAIVSQVNAYPDRAAPATSCADILRLHKEGRRAILMGMENGGPLEGSLRLLRQYYRLGVRYITLTHNSHNDICDSSTQTPPVWNGLSLFGREVVEEMNRLGMIIDISHVSDAAFYDVVRLSRAPVMASHSCVRAICDVPRNLSDDMIRALAGNGGVIQVNFYSAFLDPDFAARLRAVHERLAPKIAALRKGYADNDNAFWSAAFDLWRKNVPQPPDIDILVDHIDHVVKLVGIEHVGLGSDFDGAGSFPVGLEDVSGFPRITLALLKRGYTDREIRLILGENFMRVFARVEEVSAALKTKS
- a CDS encoding RDD family protein, with product MNTTNTSKRIGFGPRLGAFLIDSFILAFLVSLLVSIFMPEHMNLFARGQYLEVLTGAGGPPSEEVMQSVWRVSTFMAHISMLYMLIEGFTGATPGKKILGLKIGRPDGSHGDQGLYLTRYMVKNSPSLLNLLVTTLGIGLLGRLAGIAGMVIFFGAFMMLSPERQALHDRIAHTAVFRRRDLHA